From Corynebacterium frankenforstense DSM 45800, the proteins below share one genomic window:
- a CDS encoding cytochrome c oxidase subunit 4 translates to MKASAKIMYGLSAFLLLMLVIYIFATMYVQDDGYVRGLEWAGVVALTLSFGLTTMLGVYLHFTERHVDVLPEDWEEAEMEDGSGVLGFFSPSSIWPLAMTGAILVLGLGIIYMHYWMIALGAVLLIYTGAMMNLQYGVPKEKH, encoded by the coding sequence ATGAAGGCTTCAGCAAAGATCATGTACGGGCTGTCGGCGTTCCTGCTGCTGATGCTCGTGATCTACATCTTCGCGACCATGTACGTGCAGGACGACGGCTACGTCCGCGGCCTCGAGTGGGCCGGCGTGGTCGCCCTGACCCTCTCCTTCGGTCTGACCACCATGCTCGGCGTCTACCTCCACTTCACGGAGCGTCACGTCGACGTCCTCCCCGAGGACTGGGAAGAGGCCGAGATGGAGGACGGCTCCGGCGTGCTGGGCTTCTTCAGCCCGAGCTCGATCTGGCCGCTGGCCATGACCGGCGCGATCCTCGTGCTGGGTCTCGGCATCATCTACATGCACTACTGGATGATCGCCCTCGGCGCGGTGCTGCTGATCTACACCGGCGCCATGATGAACCTCCAGTACGGCGTGCCGAAGGAGAAGCACTAG